The Kiritimatiellia bacterium sequence GATACGGACTGCACGAGACGTAATCGAAGCCGAGTCGATGACAAAACTCGACGCTCGTTGTCTCGCCGCCGTGTACGCCGCAGATGCCGAGTTTGAGTTTGGGCTTGGCTTTCCGTCCGTCTTCGCTCGCCATTTTCATCAACTTGCCCACGCCCGCTTGGTCAATCGCTTCGAAAGGATCGCGCGCGTAAATGTCCTTTTCAAGATAGGTTGGCAAGAATCGGTTTGAGTCGTCGCGCGAAAGTCCGAGCGTCATCTGCGTCAAGTCGTTGGTGCCGAAACTGTAGAAATCGGCGACTTTGGCGATCTCGCTCGAAAGGAGCGCGGCTCGCGGAACTTCAATCATCGTTCCGACGAGATAGTCGACGCGAATGCCTTTTTCCGAGAAGACTTTTTCGGCGACGGCGCGCACGAGGTCGGCTTGGTGTTGAAGTTCCTTGACGTCGGCGACGAGCGGAATCATGATTTCGGGAAAGACTTTCCAGCCGTCTTTCGTGGCGTTGCAGGCGGCTTCCATAATGGCGCGCGCCTGCATTTCGGTGATTTCGG is a genomic window containing:
- a CDS encoding pyruvate, phosphate dikinase (catalyzes the formation of phosphoenolpyruvate from pyruvate) is translated as PPLHEFLPKDERAQRLLAEKLRKPFEEVRERVEALIEANPMLGFRGCRLGILYPEITEMQARAIMEAACNATKDGWKVFPEIMIPLVADVKELQHQADLVRAVAEKVFSEKGIRVDYLVGTMIEVPRAALLSSEIAKVADFYSFGTNDLTQMTLGLSRDDSNRFLPTYLEKDIYARDPFEAIDQAGVGKLMKMASEDGRKAKPKLKLGICGVHGGETTSVEFCHRLGFDYVSCSPYRVPIARLAAAQATLKA